AGGATTTTTCATACAGCCGCCTCCTTTGCTGCTTGCTTAGCCTGTTTTGCAAGGATTTTTTCTTCTTTTCGCCTTGCCTTTGCCTCTTTTCTTTGTTTTTTGGTGGTATATTCGGCCTTTGGGTCAATAGAGTCTCTAAGACCTTCACCTATGAGGTTGATACTCATTATAAAGAAAAAGAGCATTGCACCGGGGAATATCCAAATCCACCAGAAGGTTCTAAGGCTGGTACTGTTTTCTGCTGCCTTCGATAAAAGAGCGCCCCATGTCGGAATCGGTTCCGTTACCGATAAGTTTAAGAATGATAAAAATGCTTCATTCAAAATTGAGTATGCAAAAGTAAGGGTTGCAGATACTACAACCGTCGGCAATACATTGGGAACCAGATGGCGTAAAATTTGGTTTCTTCTTTTTATGCCAAGAGCTCTTGTAGCTACAATAAATTCCTGTTCTCTTAAACCTAAGATTTGTCCGCGTATCAATCTGGCTAAACCTGTCCAACTTAAAAAACCTAGGATTATAACTATTACATAGAGCCTGAATTCAGGCGGTTTTTCCCTGAATATAGCAGAGATTGTATAGGCAATTGCCAAGAAGGGGAATGAGGAAAGTATTTCGATAATCCTCATAATGATATTATCTACCCGTCCGCTAAAAAATCCTGCAATTGCACCCATAGTTAAGCCTATGGTTACAGCCATAAATGTGGATAAAAAGCCTACCTGTAAAGAAATCCAGCCTCCTTCGAGAACTCTCATAAAGGTATCACGTCCGTACTTGTCCGTTCCGAAGGGA
The DNA window shown above is from Treponema denticola and carries:
- a CDS encoding ABC transporter permease, yielding MAKEEDKNFSEKDEVILSPTQQIRIKFKNNRLAMIGFYMFVTIVLLVVVTHFYTKFTGYDFAKTDPTIRNNPPSWAHPFGTDKYGRDTFMRVLEGGWISLQVGFLSTFMAVTIGLTMGAIAGFFSGRVDNIIMRIIEILSSFPFLAIAYTISAIFREKPPEFRLYVIVIILGFLSWTGLARLIRGQILGLREQEFIVATRALGIKRRNQILRHLVPNVLPTVVVSATLTFAYSILNEAFLSFLNLSVTEPIPTWGALLSKAAENSTSLRTFWWIWIFPGAMLFFFIMSINLIGEGLRDSIDPKAEYTTKKQRKEAKARRKEEKILAKQAKQAAKEAAV